The Psychrobacter sp. 28M-43 genome segment GATTAATGAAAGCAATATGGCAAACGCACAAGGACGCTAAGTATTTGCTAGATTCTTATTTTTATTCTTATTTTTAGACGTAAAAAAGCCACCGTATCAATTGATACAGTGGCTTTTTTTTGGGAGATGCTTTAACGATAATTATCATGAATATTATATAGACTGAAAGTTAGTCGCATTAATAAATACAGCTGCTGCGACTAATCCCAGTCTTAAATTAATAGGTGGTTGTTTAATGACGGAAATGGCGCATTCCTGTGAATACCATCGCGATACCATGCTCATTAGCAGCAGCAATGGTTTCGTCATCACGCATAGAACCACCTGGCTGAATGATAGCAGAGATACCTACTTCAGCAGCATTGTCGATGCCATCACGGAAAGGGAAGAACGCATCTGATGCCATAACAGCACCTTCAGTTGCTAGTCCGGCATGTTCTGCTTTGATAGCAGCAATACGTGCTGAGTTAACGCGGCTCATTTGGCCTGCGCCAACACCGATAGTACGTTGGCCTTTTGCGTAGACAATGGCATTAGATTTGACGTATTTTGCCACGTTCCAGCTGAACAGTAGATCTGCCACTTGCGCTTCAGTTGGTTGTACATCAGTGACGATTTTTAAGTCGTTAGCCGTGATCAAACCAAGGTCTTGCTCTTGTACCAGTAAGCCACCGTTAACGCGCTTATAGTCAAGTTGGATATCACGCTGATCTGGTGCTGGTAGCTCGCCGCATACCAAGACACGTACGTTTTTCTTAGTAGCTGTCGCTTCAAGTACACCGTCTTCGATACTAGGTGCAATGATTACTTCTACGAACTGATTGTCGATAATGGCTTTTGCAGCAGCAAGCGTCAACGGACGGTTGAATGCGATGATACCGCCAAAAGACGATTCAGGATCGGTGCTAAAAGCAGTACGATAAGCAGCTACTTGGTCATTATCAACCGCGACACCGCAAGGGTTGGCATGCTTAACGATAACGCAAGCAGGCGTGCTGAAAGCTTTAACGCACTCAAGCGCAGCATCGGTATCAGCGATGTTGTTATAAGACAATGCTTTGCCTTGTAACTGTTTAGCTGTTGCGATTGAAGCTTGTTTGCTTTTTAAAGGCTGGTTTTCAGTATAGAAAGCCGCGTTTTGATGCGGGTTTTCGCCATAGCGTAGGTCTTGTGCTTTTTCAAGCTGTACATTGAATGTACGTGGGAAGTTTTCTGGCTCTTGAGTGTCGTTGACACGGCTACCTAAGAAGTTGGCAATCATACCGTCGTACTGTGCCGTATGTTCAAACGCCTTTACTGCCAAGTCATAACGTAAAGCAGTCGTCAGTTCAGTACCACCGTCTAAGGCGTTAAGTACACGGTCATAATCAGCTGGATCAGTGACGATACCTACATGAGCATGGTTTTTCGCCGCTGAACGTACCATGGTAGGGCCGCCAATATCGATGTTTTCGATAGCGTCGTTCATAGTCACATCCGCACGTGCGATCGTTTCAGCAAACGGATATAAGTTCACGACGACCAAGTCGATACGTTCGATCGAATGATCACTCATAACTGCATCATCTGTACCGCGGCGTCCTAGAATGCCACCGTGAATCTTAGGATGTAGCGTTTTAACACGGCCATCCATCATTTCAGGAAAGCCTGTGTAATCTGATACTTCAGTCACGTCGACATTGTTTTCTGTGAGCAGACGATAAGTACCGCCAGTAGATAATAAACCAAAACCTGCTTTGAGAAGGCCTTGAGCAAACTCGACGATATTAGACTTATCGGAGACCGATAGTAGGGCAAGTGGGGTTGTACTCATAAGAAATTTTCCATAAAAAAAGCCTGACGTAAACGTCTGGCAAGGTGATGATGACAACGGTATGCCGTATCATGATAGATAAAGCGACGAACGTTTGATTGCCATACATAATGATAGTCAATGATGATGGGTAAGCTCATATAACAATGCTACATTAAATCATAGGTCTTCATTTTTTTGCGCAAAGTGCCTCGATTTAGGCCTAATATCTGAGCACATTTGGTTTGGTTGCCTCTTGTTTTTTCTAGAACGACAGATAAGAGAGGCTCTTCGACTTGCTTTA includes the following:
- the purH gene encoding bifunctional phosphoribosylaminoimidazolecarboxamide formyltransferase/IMP cyclohydrolase, with protein sequence MSTTPLALLSVSDKSNIVEFAQGLLKAGFGLLSTGGTYRLLTENNVDVTEVSDYTGFPEMMDGRVKTLHPKIHGGILGRRGTDDAVMSDHSIERIDLVVVNLYPFAETIARADVTMNDAIENIDIGGPTMVRSAAKNHAHVGIVTDPADYDRVLNALDGGTELTTALRYDLAVKAFEHTAQYDGMIANFLGSRVNDTQEPENFPRTFNVQLEKAQDLRYGENPHQNAAFYTENQPLKSKQASIATAKQLQGKALSYNNIADTDAALECVKAFSTPACVIVKHANPCGVAVDNDQVAAYRTAFSTDPESSFGGIIAFNRPLTLAAAKAIIDNQFVEVIIAPSIEDGVLEATATKKNVRVLVCGELPAPDQRDIQLDYKRVNGGLLVQEQDLGLITANDLKIVTDVQPTEAQVADLLFSWNVAKYVKSNAIVYAKGQRTIGVGAGQMSRVNSARIAAIKAEHAGLATEGAVMASDAFFPFRDGIDNAAEVGISAIIQPGGSMRDDETIAAANEHGIAMVFTGMRHFRH